In one Penaeus monodon isolate SGIC_2016 chromosome 20, NSTDA_Pmon_1, whole genome shotgun sequence genomic region, the following are encoded:
- the LOC119586048 gene encoding uncharacterized protein LOC119586048 (The sequence of the model RefSeq protein was modified relative to this genomic sequence to represent the inferred CDS: added 36 bases not found in genome assembly): MHHLHNCKLSAHHPQLHHLHNPALSAHYTQMHHLHNCKLSAHHPQLHHLHNPGLFVLFPNAPSAQPSAICTVLSCTICTTQHYLHTIPSTILYFLHIIPNCTICTPLPTTPPAQPSHSTICTPLLIAQPATSPTCTAPSASRTFYNTCTS; this comes from the coding sequence CATCCCCAACTGCACCATCTGCACAACCCAGCACTATCTGCACACTATACCCAGATGCACCATCTGCACAATTGTAAACTGTCTGCACATCATCCCCAACTGCACCATCTGCACAACCCAGGACTATTTGTACTGTTCCCAAATGCACCATCTGCACAACCCAGCGCTATTTGCACTGTTCTTAGCTGCACCATCTGCACAACCCAGCATTATTTGCACACTATTCCCAGCACAATCCTATACTTTTTGCACATCATTCCCAACTGCACCATTTGTACGCCACTCCCAACCACACCACCTGCACAGCCTTCCCATTCTACCATCTGCACACCCCTGCTGATTGCACAACCTGCTACTAGTCCCACCTGCACTGCACCATCTGCATCGCGTACCTTCTACAACACATGCACTAGTTGA